The following are from one region of the Mesorhizobium sp. B2-8-5 genome:
- a CDS encoding IS4 family transposase: protein MPITIHTALIETLSRHFALRNSRLETLAVLIIGMVQGRTVSLSHVASQFPGAAQHGSNYRRLQRFFQSIRLDQALVAQLVVRMLNLSRPKCLALDRTSWKVGCKDINILMLAIVTRRFRVPLLWTVLDHQGNSNTHQRIELMRRYLDLFGAASIELLLADREFIGADWVKFLMQNKVPFAIRVKVGQCVALADGKLWTLQTLLRKRRKSRSVTTLEAGLPAASVRLSFAAKWIDGRKGQQGEWLIVMTNSQDAKAAIIAYKSRWAVECLFGDAKTRGFNIEDTRMTAPDKIDTLTAILAIAITWAYRCATQTMGMKAIKRKAHGRREKSWFRIGLDALRAWINFSPQNALTAWLSAFPKTIKTQ from the coding sequence ATGCCGATCACGATTCACACCGCCCTCATCGAGACCCTAAGCCGTCATTTTGCACTGCGCAATTCGCGCCTGGAAACACTCGCGGTTCTGATCATCGGCATGGTTCAAGGCCGCACGGTCAGTCTGAGCCATGTGGCGAGCCAGTTTCCGGGGGCCGCGCAACACGGGTCGAACTATCGCCGCCTGCAGCGCTTCTTCCAGTCGATCCGGCTGGATCAGGCGCTCGTCGCGCAGCTCGTCGTGCGCATGCTGAACCTGTCGCGGCCCAAATGCCTGGCGCTCGACCGCACCAGCTGGAAGGTCGGCTGCAAGGACATCAACATTCTCATGCTGGCCATCGTGACGCGACGCTTTCGCGTACCGCTGCTGTGGACGGTGCTCGACCACCAGGGCAACAGCAACACGCACCAGCGCATCGAGTTGATGCGGCGCTATCTCGACCTGTTCGGCGCGGCTTCGATCGAACTGCTGCTCGCCGACCGCGAGTTCATCGGCGCCGATTGGGTCAAATTCCTGATGCAAAACAAGGTCCCGTTTGCCATTCGCGTCAAGGTCGGCCAGTGCGTCGCCCTGGCCGATGGAAAGCTCTGGACACTCCAGACCCTGCTGAGAAAGCGCCGCAAGAGCCGCAGCGTCACGACGCTTGAGGCCGGCCTGCCGGCTGCATCCGTCCGTTTATCCTTCGCTGCCAAATGGATCGACGGCAGAAAAGGCCAGCAGGGCGAATGGCTCATCGTCATGACCAACAGCCAGGACGCCAAGGCCGCCATCATAGCCTACAAGAGCCGTTGGGCCGTCGAATGCCTGTTCGGCGATGCCAAGACCCGCGGCTTCAACATCGAAGACACCAGAATGACCGCGCCAGACAAGATCGATACCCTGACAGCCATTCTCGCCATCGCAATCACATGGGCCTATCGATGTGCAACCCAAACCATGGGTATGAAGGCCATCAAGCGAAAGGCCCACGGCCGACGCGAAAAGTCATGGTTCCGCATCGGACTAGACGCCCTCAGGGCATGGATCAACTTCTCACCCCAAAACGCGCTAACCGCATGGCTCAGCGCTTTCCCTAAGACCATCAAAACCCAATGA
- a CDS encoding family 16 glycosylhydrolase, with the protein MKSISKYISLITLMIVSCDTSGGGGGSSLPPPAGYTTSQLIFEDTFTGHSLDSTKWIPAIADQNGIWQQSVPSPYSAMNAGGFDAEYFDPAQISTGPSGLKIVATRSNRFAGYTWKSGAICTHGKFTFAGGYAQIRMKQPDVSTGGWPGFWHLEGGAEIDTQEGGFLSSSVSANAVLANALLAATNEQRFFDAGVDLSAGYHVWGMEYIPGVSIKFYFDGVLKRTVTKNVPAGAMTLLISLSIANSSASGWHTAYDSSTPATLVLEVTDVQVYRLSMDRQH; encoded by the coding sequence ATGAAAAGTATCTCGAAGTACATTTCATTGATAACGCTCATGATCGTCTCGTGCGACACGAGTGGTGGAGGCGGTGGGTCGTCGCTGCCCCCGCCAGCTGGGTACACTACCAGTCAGCTGATATTCGAGGATACCTTCACCGGGCACTCGCTCGATTCCACGAAGTGGATACCTGCGATCGCGGACCAGAACGGTATCTGGCAGCAGAGCGTGCCGTCGCCGTACTCCGCGATGAACGCTGGCGGGTTCGACGCCGAGTACTTCGACCCGGCTCAGATCAGCACTGGTCCATCAGGCTTGAAGATCGTTGCGACGAGAAGCAACCGGTTCGCGGGGTACACGTGGAAGTCGGGCGCTATCTGCACGCACGGCAAGTTCACGTTTGCCGGTGGCTACGCCCAGATACGCATGAAGCAACCGGACGTCAGCACTGGCGGATGGCCAGGCTTCTGGCATCTCGAGGGCGGGGCCGAGATCGACACGCAGGAGGGCGGGTTCCTCAGCAGCTCCGTGTCGGCCAACGCAGTGCTGGCAAACGCTTTGTTGGCTGCCACCAACGAGCAGCGGTTCTTTGATGCTGGTGTGGACCTGTCGGCCGGTTATCACGTCTGGGGCATGGAGTACATACCGGGCGTGTCAATCAAGTTCTATTTCGATGGTGTGCTCAAGCGAACCGTCACTAAGAACGTGCCGGCCGGTGCCATGACCCTGCTCATTAGTCTGAGTATCGCCAACAGCAGCGCGTCTGGCTGGCACACGGCCTACGACAGTTCGACCCCGGCAACGCTCGTACTGGAGGTGACCGACGTTCAGGTCTACCGCCTGAGCATGGACCGACAGCATTGA
- a CDS encoding DUF1616 domain-containing protein, with the protein MRTISKRDLLAAYLWAGAAVAAVAFSDSALLRVALGAPVVFLVPGHTVLRAIGVSTTSALQHIVYAVGASLAVGIVGGFALNAAGFLTPLGWALWFWIVTAAAALVAAVRRDTPDLPAWPALARVRVWQGAVLMLAVLVATGAYAFAVRDEAAHREFKYTEFWLLPSASGERDRITVGIRSAETQTQRFDVEITLDGQPFAVFRSVAVAPGDTWAREIPVPAAAIRQRAEARLYRPQDNRLYRSVSTLVPRF; encoded by the coding sequence ATGAGAACCATTAGCAAGCGGGACCTTCTGGCCGCATACCTTTGGGCGGGGGCCGCGGTGGCGGCCGTTGCTTTCAGCGACAGCGCGCTCCTCCGAGTTGCCCTGGGCGCACCCGTGGTGTTCCTCGTCCCGGGCCACACGGTGTTGCGGGCCATCGGCGTCAGTACGACCTCCGCGTTGCAACACATCGTCTACGCGGTCGGAGCAAGCCTCGCCGTCGGCATCGTTGGAGGCTTTGCACTGAACGCCGCAGGCTTCCTGACGCCGCTCGGCTGGGCGCTGTGGTTTTGGATCGTGACGGCCGCCGCTGCACTGGTGGCCGCCGTCCGCCGCGACACTCCCGATCTGCCAGCTTGGCCGGCTCTGGCGCGGGTCCGGGTTTGGCAGGGGGCCGTGCTCATGCTGGCGGTGCTTGTGGCGACCGGGGCCTATGCGTTTGCCGTCAGAGACGAAGCGGCCCACCGGGAATTCAAATACACCGAGTTCTGGTTGTTGCCATCAGCCAGTGGCGAGCGCGACCGGATCACGGTTGGCATCAGGAGCGCCGAGACCCAAACTCAGCGGTTCGACGTGGAAATCACCCTTGATGGGCAACCGTTCGCCGTTTTCCGATCGGTCGCCGTCGCGCCGGGCGATACTTGGGCGCGAGAAATCCCAGTGCCCGCCGCAGCAATCCGCCAGAGGGCCGAAGCCCGGCTCTATCGACCGCAAGACAACCGGCTGTATCGCAGCGTTTCGACGCTAGTGCCGCGCTTCTGA
- a CDS encoding glycosyltransferase yields the protein MRIAQSGPPIGVGQESHVRKPSIGLARRKPDVAAATTGQPGSRTEQPEDGVGSERRQISPTISVIICAYTEERWELMLQSVASAQEQTLQPCEIILCVDQPLFRRCAAQWADFAASTPPVRVIQNKHDGHLGSARNTAAEAAAGNILAFLDDDAAADKDWLEILTAPYQDERIGAVGGRPIPVFETGRPAWFPVQFDWVFGCAYDGLPTSRGPLARLIGANMSVRRILLEQVGGFHSDRHDDMDMCHRVAHIKGSAAVIYEPAATVRHFVPASRATWKYFWRRCFFVNKGKVEAFAQMGDAATLSAEARFVWRALTKGVPREILQAAKGDAAGLARSAAIVAGMGLAAAGHVAGRIELVRRFRRRRQQATKQILDTAAQGGGRGK from the coding sequence ATGCGTATTGCGCAATCGGGTCCACCGATCGGCGTTGGCCAGGAAAGCCACGTCCGCAAGCCAAGTATCGGTCTCGCCCGCCGCAAACCTGACGTTGCCGCTGCCACAACCGGTCAGCCTGGATCGCGAACCGAGCAGCCCGAGGATGGCGTCGGCAGCGAGCGTCGGCAGATTTCCCCCACGATCTCGGTGATTATCTGTGCCTACACTGAGGAAAGATGGGAGCTGATGCTCCAGTCGGTGGCCTCGGCACAGGAGCAGACCTTGCAGCCCTGCGAGATCATCCTATGCGTCGATCAGCCCTTGTTTCGCCGTTGTGCCGCGCAGTGGGCTGATTTCGCCGCATCCACCCCCCCGGTACGGGTGATCCAGAACAAGCATGACGGGCATCTGGGGTCGGCCCGAAACACCGCAGCCGAAGCCGCTGCCGGAAATATCCTGGCGTTCCTGGATGACGATGCAGCTGCCGACAAGGACTGGCTCGAGATTCTCACCGCCCCGTACCAGGATGAGCGCATCGGCGCCGTCGGCGGGCGCCCCATACCGGTTTTCGAGACCGGCCGCCCGGCCTGGTTCCCTGTGCAGTTCGACTGGGTGTTCGGATGTGCTTATGATGGCCTTCCGACCAGCCGAGGCCCTTTGGCCCGCCTCATAGGAGCCAATATGTCGGTGCGGCGGATCCTCCTCGAGCAGGTGGGAGGGTTCCATTCCGACAGGCACGACGACATGGACATGTGCCACCGCGTGGCGCACATCAAGGGCAGTGCGGCGGTCATCTATGAACCGGCGGCGACCGTCCGCCACTTTGTACCCGCCTCACGGGCGACCTGGAAGTACTTCTGGCGTCGCTGCTTCTTCGTCAACAAGGGGAAGGTCGAGGCCTTTGCCCAAATGGGCGACGCCGCCACGCTGAGTGCAGAGGCCCGTTTCGTCTGGCGTGCGCTGACCAAGGGTGTGCCGAGGGAGATTTTGCAAGCGGCCAAGGGTGACGCCGCCGGACTGGCCCGGTCCGCAGCAATAGTCGCTGGCATGGGGCTGGCCGCGGCAGGCCACGTCGCCGGCCGGATCGAGCTGGTACGGCGCTTTCGCCGGCGGCGCCAACAGGCAACCAAGCAGATACTGGACACAGCCGCGCAAGGCGGTGGCCGCGGGAAGTAG
- a CDS encoding glycosyltransferase family 4 protein codes for MRILLLSQFYPPVIGGEERHVRNLGAALARRGHHVSVGTSMHPGSPETELDGAVRVHRLRGTLQRLSGLHADPERRHAPPFPDPELVLALKRLVAQEEPDIVHAHNWIYASFLPLKGLSGARLVVTFHDYGLVCAKKNFMHLGAQLCSGPAAAKCLPCATGHYGAVKAAVTTLGNWASSFAARRVVDRFIAVSHAVARHNGLTQGHAPYDVIPNFVPDDVGVLGPEDACLRELPGDGFILFVGDLTRLKGIDVLLQAYASLERAPQLVLIGRQVADTPTKFPPNVRVFSMWPHSAIMHAWRRSLFGVLPSVGPEACATVIMEAMASGKAVVATDIGGMPDIVDHGETGLLVPSGDARALASAMQTLIEDRALLARLEATGLARIERLKAGVVVNRIEQVYRDVLRPAPGRSAVPAQQGSG; via the coding sequence ATGCGCATCCTGCTGCTATCGCAATTCTATCCTCCGGTAATCGGGGGAGAGGAGCGGCACGTCCGCAATCTGGGCGCGGCGCTGGCGCGGCGGGGCCATCATGTCAGCGTCGGGACCTCGATGCATCCCGGATCGCCCGAAACTGAGCTTGACGGCGCGGTCCGCGTGCATCGCCTGCGCGGCACGCTCCAGCGTCTGTCGGGCCTTCACGCCGATCCCGAGCGCCGCCATGCGCCGCCCTTCCCGGATCCCGAACTGGTGCTTGCCCTGAAGCGGCTGGTAGCCCAGGAGGAGCCGGACATCGTTCACGCCCACAACTGGATTTACGCGTCCTTCCTGCCGCTCAAAGGTCTGAGTGGGGCACGCCTCGTGGTTACGTTCCATGATTACGGCCTTGTCTGCGCGAAGAAGAACTTCATGCACTTGGGCGCCCAGCTCTGCAGTGGCCCCGCGGCGGCCAAGTGCCTGCCTTGTGCCACTGGGCATTACGGAGCGGTGAAGGCAGCTGTGACCACCTTGGGTAATTGGGCGTCGAGCTTCGCCGCTCGGCGCGTGGTGGACCGCTTTATCGCGGTGAGCCACGCGGTGGCCCGTCACAACGGACTCACCCAAGGCCACGCCCCTTACGACGTTATCCCCAACTTCGTGCCCGACGATGTCGGGGTGCTTGGCCCAGAAGATGCCTGCCTGCGGGAGCTTCCCGGGGATGGATTCATCCTGTTCGTCGGTGACTTGACGCGCCTCAAGGGCATTGACGTTCTCCTGCAGGCCTATGCCAGTCTGGAGCGGGCGCCACAACTTGTCCTGATCGGGCGCCAGGTCGCCGATACGCCAACCAAATTTCCGCCGAACGTTCGAGTCTTCAGCATGTGGCCGCATTCCGCCATCATGCATGCGTGGCGGCGCTCACTGTTCGGCGTGCTGCCGTCGGTGGGGCCAGAAGCCTGCGCGACAGTGATCATGGAAGCGATGGCGTCCGGAAAGGCAGTTGTTGCAACCGACATCGGCGGCATGCCGGATATCGTCGATCATGGCGAAACAGGCCTTCTCGTGCCGAGCGGTGACGCGCGCGCCCTCGCCAGCGCAATGCAGACACTTATCGAGGACCGCGCCTTGCTCGCCCGCCTGGAGGCGACAGGCCTCGCCCGGATCGAGCGCCTCAAGGCCGGAGTGGTCGTGAACCGGATCGAGCAGGTGTACCGGGACGTCCTGCGCCCAGCCCCCGGAAGATCCGCGGTGCCGGCACAGCAAGGTTCGGGATAG
- a CDS encoding non-ribosomal peptide synthetase, protein MNEVLPIVAKGVALPLPKDADHQALVVEYNATAAPYPSDRTVIDLFRDQARRSPNAEAIRFGDAMLTYRQLDERSNQMATHLSSTGAGPGRIVVVFMEHSIEVVVAILGVLKSGAAYVPVDAATPKGRLATILKEIANGTDGRAPVAITQARLQSVMSPNLADIFVLDADFGPILTQPDSARPSAATPDSAAYIIFTSGSTGTPKGVVIEHRSLVNYIWWAARVYGSSEGDAWPLFSSLAFDLTVTTLFTPLVTGGRIVIYLGDPGVQSMVVLKVIDDNAVDIMKLTPAHLAMIRDRNLETTRLRKFIVGGEDFKTELARDITNAIPHPIEIYNEYGPTEATVGCMIHRFDIDRDQSASVPIGVPAANAGIYVLDKAHQPTASGTIGEMFIAGDGLARGYFNRLDLTDERFLTVPDPRDGFSKLRLYKTGDLARWNSEGRLDFLGRADHQVKIGGARVELGEIEARLLKHPHVQECAVIAIANSTTTPATPTIVQMGDIEPPAAEDGIARLVAYYVSSKPLTVADLRAHLAEELLGSMIPTHYVCLERMPLTSNGKIDRSSLPEPIAENFQAAQEFAAPLTETEKTLAALWCDLLKVEAIGRRDNFFGLGGESLLVMRAVSRMRKIFGVDVQLRNLFERPTLAELAEVIDGMRWMANSKGSPLSEGPREEVEL, encoded by the coding sequence ATGAATGAAGTCCTACCTATCGTGGCGAAGGGCGTAGCACTTCCCCTGCCGAAAGATGCCGATCATCAGGCGCTGGTTGTCGAGTACAACGCCACGGCAGCGCCCTACCCGTCGGACAGGACGGTCATCGATCTCTTCCGCGACCAGGCGAGGCGTAGTCCCAACGCCGAAGCGATCCGTTTCGGTGACGCAATGCTGACGTACCGGCAGCTCGACGAACGCTCCAACCAGATGGCCACGCATCTAAGCTCGACCGGCGCTGGGCCAGGTCGGATTGTCGTTGTGTTCATGGAACATTCCATTGAGGTCGTCGTCGCGATCTTGGGCGTCCTGAAGTCCGGCGCGGCCTATGTGCCGGTGGATGCGGCAACGCCCAAGGGGCGTCTCGCAACAATCCTGAAGGAAATTGCCAACGGGACCGACGGGCGGGCGCCGGTGGCGATCACACAGGCGCGCCTTCAATCCGTCATGTCCCCGAACCTTGCAGACATTTTCGTGCTCGACGCCGATTTCGGGCCGATTTTGACTCAGCCGGACTCGGCCCGACCATCCGCTGCCACTCCGGACAGCGCCGCCTATATCATTTTCACCTCCGGCTCGACCGGCACGCCCAAGGGCGTGGTGATCGAGCACCGGAGCCTGGTGAACTACATCTGGTGGGCCGCTCGGGTATACGGTTCCAGCGAAGGTGACGCATGGCCCCTTTTCTCATCCCTCGCCTTCGACCTGACCGTTACCACGCTCTTTACGCCACTCGTCACCGGCGGCCGCATCGTGATCTATCTCGGTGATCCCGGAGTCCAGAGCATGGTCGTGCTCAAGGTCATCGACGACAATGCCGTCGATATCATGAAGCTGACGCCGGCGCATCTCGCGATGATCCGCGACCGCAATCTCGAGACCACAAGGCTGCGCAAGTTCATCGTGGGCGGCGAGGACTTCAAAACTGAATTGGCTCGCGATATCACGAACGCCATCCCCCACCCCATCGAAATCTACAACGAGTACGGACCAACCGAAGCCACGGTTGGCTGCATGATTCACCGTTTCGACATCGACCGGGATCAATCCGCATCGGTGCCGATCGGCGTTCCGGCCGCCAATGCGGGCATCTACGTCCTCGACAAAGCACATCAGCCCACCGCCTCCGGCACCATCGGTGAGATGTTCATTGCCGGCGACGGTCTCGCGAGAGGCTATTTCAATCGCCTTGACCTGACCGACGAGCGTTTCCTTACGGTCCCCGATCCTCGAGATGGGTTTTCGAAGCTGCGGCTGTACAAGACGGGGGATCTCGCCCGCTGGAACTCGGAAGGGCGCCTGGACTTTCTCGGCCGCGCCGACCATCAGGTGAAGATTGGTGGCGCACGTGTCGAGCTGGGCGAGATCGAAGCGCGGCTTCTCAAGCATCCACACGTTCAGGAATGCGCTGTCATCGCCATCGCCAACTCGACGACGACGCCAGCGACACCAACGATCGTCCAAATGGGCGATATCGAACCGCCAGCGGCCGAAGACGGCATCGCGCGACTTGTGGCTTACTATGTCTCGTCGAAACCCCTGACCGTCGCGGACCTGCGCGCGCACCTCGCCGAAGAACTCTTAGGATCCATGATTCCGACGCACTATGTCTGCCTCGAACGGATGCCGCTCACGTCCAACGGCAAGATCGACCGCTCGTCGCTTCCCGAGCCGATCGCGGAAAACTTCCAGGCTGCGCAAGAATTCGCCGCCCCGTTGACGGAGACCGAGAAGACGCTGGCCGCGCTGTGGTGCGATCTCCTTAAGGTCGAGGCAATCGGCCGTCGCGACAACTTCTTCGGTCTGGGCGGGGAATCGCTCCTGGTGATGCGGGCGGTGTCGCGCATGCGGAAGATCTTCGGCGTCGACGTGCAGCTTCGCAACCTCTTTGAGCGCCCGACGCTCGCCGAACTGGCGGAAGTGATCGACGGAATGCGTTGGATGGCAAATTCCAAAGGCTCCCCACTCTCGGAGGGACCGAGAGAGGAGGTCGAACTCTAG
- a CDS encoding glycosyltransferase family 4 protein: protein MRILMVAARCYPFMGGTETHIQEVGPRLAARGHAVDVLTTDPSGELPVEEEVRGMRVRRVPAWPRELDLYVAPGIYTAIRRGAWDLIHFQGYSTFVVPIGLLAAVRGQLPFVLTFHSGGHSSRLRNAIRSTQHMLLRPLVARAARLIGVSEFEADFFSRRMGVPRERFVVIPNGAAMPAPSPGVKVDPHLIVSGGRLERYKGHHRAIAALPELIRRVPDVRLHIVGTGPYEGELRRLVATLGLERRVTIAGIRASERQEMADLLASAALFVLFSEYEAHPVAVMEALSLRRPVLVSDTSGLRELAANGLCRAIPRNADPRELAAAMAEELEAHREIPDLALPDWDACAQALSDVYCDVLSSRSTVRSAPGGMTSWPPATRV from the coding sequence ATGCGAATCCTGATGGTTGCCGCTCGCTGCTACCCCTTCATGGGCGGCACTGAAACTCACATCCAGGAAGTCGGTCCCCGCTTGGCAGCGCGTGGCCACGCGGTCGACGTGCTCACTACCGATCCCTCGGGGGAGCTGCCGGTTGAGGAGGAGGTGCGCGGCATGCGTGTACGGCGCGTGCCGGCCTGGCCAAGGGAACTGGACCTCTATGTGGCACCCGGCATTTATACCGCGATCCGGCGCGGGGCTTGGGACCTGATCCACTTCCAGGGTTATAGCACTTTCGTGGTCCCGATCGGACTGCTCGCGGCCGTCCGCGGGCAGCTGCCGTTCGTCCTGACCTTCCACAGCGGCGGGCATTCCTCCCGGCTGCGCAACGCCATACGCAGCACCCAGCATATGCTGCTCCGGCCGCTGGTAGCCCGGGCCGCGCGGCTGATCGGCGTCTCCGAATTCGAAGCCGACTTCTTCAGCCGGAGGATGGGCGTGCCGCGGGAGCGGTTTGTCGTCATCCCGAACGGCGCCGCGATGCCGGCTCCGAGCCCCGGCGTCAAGGTCGATCCGCACCTGATCGTCTCGGGCGGCAGGCTGGAGCGCTATAAGGGCCATCACCGGGCGATCGCAGCCTTGCCCGAACTGATCCGCCGGGTACCGGACGTGCGACTGCACATCGTCGGTACTGGCCCGTACGAGGGAGAATTGCGGCGCCTCGTCGCGACGCTCGGCCTCGAGAGGCGGGTCACAATTGCTGGTATCCGCGCCTCGGAGCGGCAGGAAATGGCAGATCTACTGGCGAGTGCCGCGCTGTTCGTGCTGTTCAGCGAATACGAAGCCCATCCGGTGGCCGTGATGGAAGCCCTGTCGCTGCGCCGTCCGGTCCTCGTCAGCGACACGTCCGGTCTGCGGGAGCTGGCCGCCAATGGCCTGTGCCGGGCGATTCCGCGCAACGCCGATCCGCGAGAGCTGGCCGCCGCCATGGCCGAGGAACTGGAGGCCCATCGGGAGATCCCGGATTTGGCGCTGCCCGACTGGGATGCCTGCGCGCAAGCACTGAGCGACGTTTATTGTGATGTCCTGAGCAGCCGATCCACGGTTCGCTCGGCCCCTGGCGGCATGACATCCTGGCCTCCCGCGACGAGGGTATGA
- a CDS encoding glycosyltransferase family 2 protein has product MNAGLSSVLTPVSAVSPPDPIKFGLRQSLALPRVSFIVPTLNEAENLPWLLPRIPNWAHEIIIVDGRSTDDTVAVARRLREDVKVVMEPRRGKGAALQAGFRAATGDIIVMLDADGSMVPEEAIVFVSALMAGADLVKGSRFIQGAGTDDMSLFRMFGNRGLTLFVRLLYGGWFSDLCYGYIAFWTKHVSTLNCDCDGFEIETLINVRALKNHLNIVEVASFEAPRISGVSHLRAIPDGWRVLKTILREWVYQQHGRGATACDDGG; this is encoded by the coding sequence ATGAATGCCGGTCTCTCCAGTGTACTCACCCCCGTCAGTGCCGTATCGCCGCCTGACCCAATTAAGTTCGGGCTGCGGCAATCGCTGGCTCTGCCCCGAGTAAGCTTCATCGTGCCGACGCTCAACGAGGCCGAGAACCTCCCTTGGCTTCTGCCGCGCATCCCCAACTGGGCGCACGAGATCATCATCGTGGATGGCCGTTCGACCGACGACACCGTCGCGGTCGCGCGCCGCCTACGCGAGGACGTGAAGGTTGTCATGGAGCCCCGGCGGGGCAAGGGCGCCGCACTGCAGGCCGGATTCCGGGCCGCCACAGGCGACATCATCGTCATGCTGGACGCTGACGGCTCCATGGTCCCGGAGGAGGCGATCGTCTTTGTCAGTGCGCTGATGGCCGGCGCGGATCTCGTCAAGGGTTCACGCTTTATCCAGGGCGCCGGCACCGACGACATGTCGCTGTTCCGGATGTTCGGCAACAGGGGGCTGACCCTGTTCGTGCGGCTCCTCTATGGCGGTTGGTTCTCCGATCTATGCTACGGATACATCGCCTTCTGGACCAAGCACGTCAGCACGCTCAATTGCGACTGCGACGGGTTCGAGATCGAGACCCTCATCAACGTGCGGGCCTTGAAGAACCACCTCAATATCGTCGAGGTGGCGAGTTTCGAGGCTCCGCGCATCAGCGGTGTGAGCCATCTGCGCGCCATCCCAGACGGCTGGCGCGTCCTCAAGACCATCTTGCGTGAGTGGGTGTACCAACAACACGGGCGGGGCGCGACAGCCTGTGATGATGGCGGGTAA
- a CDS encoding acyl-CoA dehydrogenase family protein, producing the protein MKMMDKAWVSAREPGLPWVAAEYELLRDQVRRFVDEEIKPCADLWEENGFIPRPILRRMGELGFFGIRYPAEYGGAEMDAVASTVFAEELGRSTYGGVADAMLVHADMASLYVFHDGTKAQRARWMPGIISGEVITAVAITEPDAGSDVKAIRTRALRDGDSYVLDGTKLYITNGVHADLYCVAAKTDPSAGSHGITMFLVEKGTPGFSVARELDKLGWRSSDTAELVFDGCRIPAENVLGAEGQGFYSIMRNFQNERLVLAGMAIGMAEAAIDMTLSWVKTRRAFGGVLWDMQAIRQRLAMLSAKVEASREFLYATAWRMAADDDCLREISMLKAICGELVNEVLYACVQFHGAMGVMRESPIERIARDARVLSIAGGATEVMLEVVASLS; encoded by the coding sequence ATGAAGATGATGGACAAAGCTTGGGTATCGGCACGAGAACCCGGACTGCCTTGGGTGGCGGCGGAATATGAGCTCTTGCGCGACCAAGTGCGCCGGTTCGTGGATGAGGAAATCAAGCCGTGTGCGGATCTCTGGGAAGAGAACGGATTCATTCCTCGTCCGATCCTGCGCCGCATGGGCGAACTCGGCTTCTTCGGCATCCGCTACCCTGCCGAGTACGGTGGTGCCGAGATGGACGCGGTCGCATCAACGGTCTTCGCCGAGGAGCTCGGGCGCTCGACCTATGGCGGCGTCGCCGATGCAATGCTGGTCCATGCCGACATGGCTTCCTTGTATGTCTTTCACGACGGCACCAAAGCCCAGCGGGCGCGCTGGATGCCGGGCATTATCAGCGGCGAGGTGATCACCGCGGTCGCCATAACGGAGCCGGATGCGGGCTCGGACGTGAAGGCCATCCGCACGCGTGCGCTGCGAGATGGCGACTCCTATGTGCTCGACGGTACGAAGCTCTACATCACGAATGGCGTCCACGCGGATCTCTACTGCGTCGCAGCCAAGACTGATCCCTCGGCAGGAAGCCACGGGATCACGATGTTCCTCGTCGAAAAGGGGACGCCAGGCTTCAGTGTCGCCCGCGAGCTGGACAAGCTCGGCTGGCGCTCCTCCGATACGGCGGAGCTCGTCTTCGACGGTTGCCGCATCCCCGCCGAGAACGTGCTCGGCGCGGAGGGACAGGGCTTCTACTCCATAATGCGCAACTTCCAGAATGAGCGCCTTGTTCTTGCAGGTATGGCGATAGGGATGGCCGAGGCCGCGATCGATATGACCCTCTCCTGGGTAAAAACGCGCCGCGCATTCGGGGGCGTCCTGTGGGACATGCAGGCGATCCGTCAACGTCTCGCGATGCTCTCTGCGAAAGTGGAGGCAAGCCGTGAGTTTCTCTATGCCACCGCTTGGCGCATGGCGGCGGACGACGACTGCCTGCGCGAAATCTCGATGTTGAAGGCCATCTGCGGCGAACTTGTCAACGAGGTGTTGTATGCATGCGTGCAGTTCCACGGCGCTATGGGCGTTATGCGAGAGAGTCCGATCGAGCGCATAGCGCGGGATGCACGCGTCCTATCCATCGCCGGCGGCGCGACGGAGGTGATGCTGGAGGTGGTCGCGTCGTTGTCGTGA